TCTTTTTTTCAACAATAATTAGTTCATTCTTCACATCTCCATCTCTCTTCACTTCAACTTCGTCAGACTTCAGTTCTTTTTCACTCAAAGACGGCTCTTTGACACTTTCCTTACTTGACTCCACCACTTCGTCCTTACTGCCATCGCCCACATTGAAATCTTTCATTTCCTTGACATCTCGCAGAGGGCCATTTGAACCCTCAAGTTTTTCCAAAGACTTCAAACTTCCATTACTCGCTCCCTTATCATCTCCACCTTTCACCTTCACAACACTCTCACTTCCACTCGCACCATCTTCATCATCCTCAACGTCCCAGGACaattcttcatcatcatcatcaactGCAATAGCCCTTTTAACAAGATTAGCTCTCACCCTCTCCTGCTGCTTGAGCTTATCAACTCTAAAAAAGTATCGGCACCAAAAGGTCTCTTGACCAACTTCCCTCGGCACAATCTTCCTATAAACACTCTCCAAGATTCCATCATCCCCAATCAAACCCCCAGTTTCATCCATCCTCTCAATCAACTGAAATTCCAACTTCCACCTCTTATACTCCTCCACATCCTCCGGCTCATCGCAGAAAGTGCTCAAATCACTCTGAATCGCACTCAACTGTGCCTCAAACCGACTATACCTACCCGTATTCAAGCTCCTATTAGTTTCAGGCGTCTCCGATTCCCCATCCGacattaaaatttttgtttcctTAGAAATAATTTCGGCCGTGGATTTCATCACCCCATCCAGCGCGCCTTGTGCGGCTGAAGCGCCAGCTTCCAAAGAAGCAGGGAGATCCACCACCGCCCTGCTCGCAGCGTCTCGGATGATTTCGGTCTCCTTCTTCAGACCCAAACCAAATTCCTTAAGATCTCTACGGTATGTTTCCATCACCGATTCAGATCGTGTTGATATTGTCTTGATCAAACCACCGAAACTCCATCCATCAGCAGAATCATCCTGTGTGACGCCGCTCTTATGCCGGTCGTCATGCGGTGGTTTGACGGCAGGACCCGGGTCCATCGCATCGGATTTGGGAGGGTCCGGATCGTCAGATAATATggacttgaagaaattcattgcAGCAATCACTTCATTTCGTCATTGGGAGGAAACTTTTCACACAGTCGATGCATTGATTGATTGGAAACAATATAGGGTTTTTTATTAtagaattaatttatttcttttcatgttcttaaaatcattataattttttttaattattagtaaaatatatgaaactttaatttttttaaaaaaataataaaataatattattactttatagacagagaaataaataaataagtgatatcatgattattaaaaaaataaagagtaCGTCTCTTGTGAgaaggtctcacgaatctttatgtgtgagacgggtcaatccacTACAAAAAAACGGGCAgaatagcgacgatttttaatAAACCGTTGCTTttgttgcgacggttttttataaaccgtcgcattCAAAGcgtagcgacagtttttaacaaaccgtcgctatattagcgacgggttttgacaAACCGT
The window above is part of the Primulina huaijiensis isolate GDHJ02 unplaced genomic scaffold, ASM1229523v2 scaffold24871, whole genome shotgun sequence genome. Proteins encoded here:
- the LOC140967306 gene encoding uncharacterized protein, coding for MNFFKSILSDDPDPPKSDAMDPGPAVKPPHDDRHKSGVTQDDSADGWSFGGLIKTISTRSESVMETYRRDLKEFGLGLKKETEIIRDAASRAVVDLPASLEAGASAAQGALDGVMKSTAEIISKETKILMSDGESETPETNRSLNTGRYSRFEAQLSAIQSDLSTFCDEPEDVEEYKRWKLEFQLIERMDETGGLIGDDGILESVYRKIVPREVGQETFWCRYFFRVDKLKQQERVRANLVKRAIAVDDDDEELSWDVEDDEDGASGSESVVKVKGGDDKGASNGSLKSLEKLEGSNGPLRDVKEMKDFNVGDGSKDEVVESSKESVKEPSLSEKELKSDEVEVKRDGDVKNELIIVEKKINEKVGAEEKGETGECRKGNDVSLVLSHKSKVEEEEDFGWDEIEDVGSAGEKKILATSHGERPKSEDISKKLSVTEDDEDLNWDIEDDDERAKA